One genomic segment of Deltaproteobacteria bacterium includes these proteins:
- a CDS encoding histidine phosphatase family protein, producing the protein MPLTLYLIRHGEIEGSEFRKYTGSIDVVLSKNGIEQIKVVSRFFNKILLHKPETLRPKISVDTEKDTQQQMESGLLLDAIYVSPLKRAFDSAEIIAAPYRIKPFIFKELREMSFGKWEGMTFDSIKQQYPEAFNAWTNNPFKNRPVGGESIKEVSERVINVLHQVLSQHSSGNIAIVAHGGVNRVILCHLTGIPYEHLFRIEQDYACVNIIEFWESYPVIKALNIRPDFIYNKIKQI; encoded by the coding sequence ATGCCATTAACATTATACTTGATAAGACATGGAGAGATCGAAGGAAGCGAATTCCGGAAATATACCGGCAGCATAGACGTTGTTTTATCAAAAAATGGTATTGAACAGATAAAAGTGGTATCAAGATTTTTTAATAAGATATTGTTACATAAACCAGAAACTCTTCGGCCAAAGATATCTGTTGATACTGAAAAAGATACACAACAGCAGATGGAATCAGGGCTTTTGCTGGATGCTATATATGTATCTCCATTAAAAAGGGCATTTGATAGTGCAGAGATTATTGCAGCACCTTACAGGATAAAGCCTTTTATTTTTAAAGAATTAAGGGAGATGAGCTTTGGTAAGTGGGAAGGTATGACATTTGATAGTATTAAACAGCAATATCCAGAGGCATTCAATGCATGGACCAATAATCCTTTTAAGAATAGACCTGTTGGCGGGGAGAGCATAAAAGAGGTTAGCGAACGGGTAATCAATGTACTGCATCAGGTGCTTTCTCAGCATAGCTCTGGTAACATAGCTATTGTTGCTCATGGCGGAGTTAACAGGGTGATACTGTGCCATTTAACAGGTATACCTTATGAACATTTATTCAGGATAGAGCAAGATTACGCGTGTGTGAATATAATAGAATTCTGGGAAAGCTACCCTGTAATAAAAGCATTAAATATAAGACCAGATTTTATATATAACAAGATTAAACAAATTTAA
- a CDS encoding response regulator, translating into MIRILIIDHDTAFVDKMVYLLKSSNDDLELSVAYNIEDALSASEKQIFDIVVIDIRLPEMKELSIIDIIKKNCDTTAVIATSSCGATKDCMGVAFNHGSIFYIEKPYSMEKLEYMINLSSKKRRATPNKPERFTANSTDLLH; encoded by the coding sequence ATGATAAGAATACTAATAATTGATCATGATACAGCATTTGTTGATAAGATGGTATATTTGCTTAAATCAAGCAATGATGATCTTGAGCTATCGGTTGCTTATAATATAGAAGATGCGTTATCTGCGTCTGAAAAACAGATATTTGATATTGTTGTTATTGATATCAGATTGCCTGAAATGAAGGAGCTTTCAATCATTGATATTATTAAGAAAAATTGCGATACAACAGCAGTTATTGCAACCTCATCTTGTGGAGCGACAAAAGATTGTATGGGAGTTGCTTTTAATCATGGTTCTATTTTCTATATTGAAAAACCATACAGTATGGAAAAGCTTGAGTATATGATTAATCTATCAAGTAAGAAAAGAAGGGCTACTCCAAATAAACCGGAACGATTTACAGCAAACAGTACTGATCTATTGCACTAA
- a CDS encoding ABC transporter substrate-binding protein → MLKRFIVLTLFIIAVVWHAIQLHAQVVTNIAITDDAGRKVFIRIPVKRVVTLAPSNTDIVSALGMTSTIVGASNTDDNPLPKDVKRVGFINPSVEEIVSLNPQLVVGIYGENMICNRLEHLNIPCIILSPDTIDGVMHDIRLAGRIFSTNAAASVIVNQMKQQIDWIVSKLSSCKTTPLVYFEIDASDPSRPFSAGSGSLIDTLITMAHAKNIAHNTIDQWPQLSTEYIISKNPDIIILADGLNINALKRRPGWPEIKAIREKRVYHVNQNIVSRPGPNIIKGFLDIAKIIHPGVFK, encoded by the coding sequence ATGTTAAAAAGGTTTATAGTTCTTACATTGTTCATTATTGCAGTTGTATGGCATGCCATACAACTGCATGCACAGGTTGTTACAAACATAGCCATCACTGATGATGCGGGTCGAAAGGTATTTATACGTATCCCTGTAAAAAGGGTCGTTACACTTGCTCCGTCAAACACGGATATTGTTTCTGCACTTGGCATGACATCCACTATTGTCGGTGCAAGCAATACGGATGATAATCCCCTTCCCAAAGACGTGAAAAGGGTTGGATTTATAAATCCATCAGTAGAAGAAATTGTTTCTTTGAACCCGCAGTTGGTTGTGGGAATTTACGGGGAGAATATGATATGTAACAGGCTTGAGCATTTAAATATCCCTTGCATAATTCTATCACCCGATACCATTGATGGGGTAATGCACGATATAAGACTTGCCGGCAGAATCTTTTCAACAAATGCTGCTGCATCCGTTATTGTAAATCAAATGAAACAACAAATAGACTGGATAGTTTCAAAGTTAAGCAGTTGCAAAACAACACCTCTTGTGTATTTTGAGATTGACGCATCTGATCCATCAAGGCCGTTTTCAGCAGGCAGTGGTAGTTTGATAGATACCCTTATAACAATGGCGCACGCAAAAAACATTGCACATAATACAATAGATCAGTGGCCCCAACTTTCAACAGAATATATTATATCGAAAAATCCCGATATCATCATACTTGCAGATGGACTTAATATAAATGCATTAAAACGGAGGCCAGGATGGCCAGAGATAAAGGCAATAAGGGAAAAAAGGGTTTATCATGTTAATCAAAACATTGTCTCAAGGCCGGGACCTAACATTATAAAGGGATTTTTAGATATTGCGAAGATAATACATCCGGGGGTTTTTAAGTAA
- a CDS encoding cobyrinate a,c-diamide synthase, with product MHGMVIAGTHSGCGKTTVTLGLLCALKKKGLKIQSFKVGPDFIDTGLHTFVTGIPSRNLDLWMCGEQGIKECFSKHTADVDIAVVEGVMGMYDGDFNTADLAVLLNLPVVLVVDAYGMAESAGAIVSGFAEYSRVKTVELKKTAIAGVIFNRVSSEMHFNMLKHAVRDVPVLGYLPKNDDFKIHERHLGLIPAQENPITQQNIDKLGETVLEYIDIDGIIQASVVGAGLSRHYSSHKIHQIKDRGVESLLPQFESPNASIEPKIRIALAYDKAFCFYYADNLDLLRDAGAEIIRFSPMVDEQVPDADVLYIGGGYPEVHAHTLSENKSMFESIRAWVDADKPVYAECGGMMYLSKGIYDFDNRFHRMVDVMPFETKMERSRLHLGYREIILKEDCILGKKDDRLKGQEFHYSERINITPGVLISTCYKLEPNHTEEGYCVKCILASYIHVHFYSNPNIALQFINFIKRRI from the coding sequence ATGCACGGCATGGTAATAGCAGGTACACATAGTGGTTGTGGCAAAACAACAGTAACACTTGGGCTGCTGTGTGCATTAAAGAAAAAAGGGCTAAAAATTCAATCGTTCAAGGTTGGACCTGATTTTATAGATACCGGTTTACATACATTTGTTACAGGCATACCATCACGGAATCTTGATCTCTGGATGTGCGGTGAGCAGGGTATCAAAGAATGTTTTTCTAAACATACTGCAGATGTTGATATTGCAGTAGTGGAAGGCGTTATGGGCATGTATGACGGGGATTTCAATACGGCAGATCTTGCAGTGCTTCTTAACCTGCCTGTTGTATTGGTTGTCGATGCTTATGGAATGGCCGAGAGCGCCGGTGCAATTGTAAGTGGGTTTGCAGAATATAGTAGAGTAAAGACCGTTGAATTGAAAAAAACTGCAATAGCAGGTGTAATATTTAATCGTGTATCATCTGAGATGCATTTCAACATGCTCAAACATGCTGTAAGGGATGTACCTGTTTTAGGTTATCTGCCAAAAAATGATGACTTTAAAATCCATGAGAGACACCTCGGGCTTATACCGGCACAGGAAAATCCCATTACACAGCAAAACATAGATAAACTTGGGGAGACTGTGCTGGAATATATTGATATAGATGGTATAATTCAAGCTTCTGTTGTAGGAGCCGGGTTATCCCGCCACTACTCAAGTCACAAGATTCACCAGATAAAAGACAGGGGGGTTGAATCTTTATTGCCGCAATTCGAATCTCCCAATGCAAGTATTGAACCTAAAATCCGTATTGCCCTTGCGTATGATAAGGCATTTTGTTTTTACTATGCAGACAATCTAGATCTTTTAAGAGATGCCGGTGCAGAGATTATAAGATTCAGTCCCATGGTTGACGAACAAGTACCCGATGCTGATGTCCTGTATATAGGAGGCGGTTATCCGGAGGTGCACGCACATACACTATCAGAAAACAAATCAATGTTTGAATCCATAAGAGCATGGGTAGATGCTGATAAACCTGTTTATGCAGAGTGCGGCGGGATGATGTACCTATCAAAGGGAATCTACGATTTTGACAATAGGTTTCACAGGATGGTTGATGTAATGCCATTCGAGACTAAAATGGAAAGATCAAGGTTGCACCTGGGTTATAGAGAAATAATCCTGAAAGAAGATTGTATACTTGGCAAAAAGGACGATAGATTAAAAGGACAAGAGTTTCATTATTCTGAACGCATAAACATCACGCCGGGCGTATTAATCAGTACCTGTTATAAACTGGAACCAAATCATACCGAGGAAGGCTATTGTGTAAAGTGCATACTCGCAAGCTATATACATGTACATTTTTACTCTAACCCGAACATTGCATTACAGTTTATAAACTTTATAAAGAGAAGGATATGA